The following coding sequences lie in one Danio rerio strain Tuebingen ecotype United States chromosome 25, GRCz12tu, whole genome shotgun sequence genomic window:
- the LOC108181599 gene encoding uncharacterized protein, translating to MCFLIPVVTNTRKTREVRCRRNPHNLRSIHVSTISQLSLSVGLWNCQSAVNKADFITSIATYSDYNLMALTETWLRPEDTATHATLSANFSFSHTPRQTGRGGGTGLLISKEWKFTLIPSLPTISSFEFHAVTIIHPFYINVVVIYRPPGDFNIYVDKPQAADFQTLLASFDLKRAPTSATHKSGNQLDLIYTRHCFTDQTIVTPLQISDHFLLSLNIHITPEPPHTPTLVTFRRNLRSLSPNRLSTIVSDSLPPSRKLTALDSNSATNTLCSTLASCLDRLCPLASRPARASPPAPWLSDTLREHRSKLRAAERIWRKTKNPAHLLTYQTLLSSFSAEVTSAKQTYYRLKINNATNPRLLFKTFSSLLYPPPPPASSTLTTDDFATFFCTKTAKISAQFAAPTTNTQDTTPTPHTLTSFFQLSESEVSKLVLSSHATTCPLDPIPSHLLQAISPAVIPTLTHIINTSLDSGLFPTTFKQARVTPLLKKPNLDHTLLENYRPVSLLPFMAKILEKVVFNQVLDFLTQNNLMDNKQSGFKKGHSTETALLSVVEDLRLAKADSKSSVLILLDLSAAFDTVNHQILLSTLESLGVAGTVIQWFRSYLSDRSFRVSWRGEVSNLQHLNTGVPQGSVLGPLLFSIYTSSLGPVIQRHGFSYHCYADDTQLYLSFHPDDPSVPARISACLLDISHWMKDHHLQLNLAKTEMLVVSANPTLHHNFSIQMDGATITASKMVKSLGVTIDDQLNFSDHISRTARSCRFALYNIRKIRPFLSEHAAQLLVQALVLSKLDYCNSLLAGLPANSIKPLQLLQNAAARVVFNEPKRAHVTPLLVRLHWLPVAARIKFKTLMFAYKVTSGLAPSYLHSLLQIYVPSRNLCSVNERRLVVPSQRGKKSLSRTLMLNLPSWWNELPNCIRTAESLAIFKKRLKTQLFSLHFTS from the exons atgtgttttctaattcctgttgttactaacactcgcaaaacacgggaggtacgctgcaggcgtaatcctcacaaccttcgttcaatacatgtatctactatttcacaactctctctctccgtgggcctctggaactgtcaatcagctgttaacaaggctgattttattacctccatagctacatattctgactataatctcatggctctaactgagacctggttgaggccggaggacactgctacacatgctactctttctgctaatttctctttttcccacactcctcgtcagacagggagagggggtgggactggactactaatttccaaagaatggaaatttactctgataccgtccctgccaacaatcagctcctttgaattccatgcagtcaccattatccaccccttctacataaatgtggttgtcatctaccgcccaccag gtgacttcaacatttacgttgacaaaccgcaagctgcagactttcagactttgcttgcctcttttgacctaaaaagagcacctacttctgctacccacaaatcaggtaatcagctagaccttatttacacacgacactgcttcactgatcaaacaatagtaactccactacaaatatctgatcatttccttctgtctctcaacatccacattactcctgagccgccacacactccaacactggttacctttcgcagaaacctacgatctctctcacccaatagactatccaccattgtttcagactctcttcctccatctcgcaaactcactgcacttgattcaaacagtgccactaatacactctgctccacactagcatcatgtctagaccgattatgtcctcttgcatccaggccagcccgtgccagtcctcctgcaccctggctctcggatactctccgtgagcatcgctcaaaacttcgggctgcagagagaatttggcggaaaactaaaaatcctgcacatctcttaacataccaaactcttctgtcctctttctcagctgaggttacttctgcaaagcagacgtattaccgtctgaaaatcaacaatgccactaatcctcgcctactttttaaaacattttcctccctcctctatcctcctcctccacccgcatcctccacacttactactgatgactttgctacattcttctgcaccaaaactgcaaaaatcagtgctcaatttgctgcacctacaacaaacacgcaagatacaacaccaacaccacacacactcacctctttttttcagctctctgagtctgaggtgtccaaacttgtgctatctagccatgcaaccacctgtccactcgatcccattccctctcatctcttgcaagccatctctcctgcagtcataccaacactgactcacataattaacacatctcttgactctggtttattccccactacatttaagcaggctagggtaaccccactgctaaagaaacccaacctggaccatacgctacttgaaaactacagaccagtatccctgcttccattcatggccaagattctggagaaagtagtgttcaatcaagtcctggactttcttactcaaaacaatctcatggacaacaagcaatccggctttaagaaaggccactcaactgagactgccctgctctcggtcgtggaggatctcagactggctaaagcagactctaaatcatcagtcctcattttgctggacttgtcagctgcttttgacactgtcaaccaccagatcctgctatctacgcttgagtcactgggcgttgcgggcactgttatacaatggttcagatcttacctctctgacaggtcattcagggtgtcttggaggggagaggtgtccaacctacagcatctaaacacgggggtacctcaaggctctgttcttgggccacttctcttctccatctacacatcatctctaggaccagtcatccagagacatggattctcctaccactgctatgctgatgacacccagctatacctctcttttcatcctgatgatccctcggttccagctcgtatctcagcctgcctgttggatatttcacactggatgaaagatcatcatcttcagctgaacctcgcaaaaacggaaatgcttgtagtttctgccaacccgactctacatcataacttttcaatccagatggatggggcaaccattactgcatccaaaatggtgaaaagccttggagtaacgattgatgaccaactaaacttctctgaccacatttctagaactgctcgatcgtgcagatttgcactctataacatcagaaagatccgacccttcttatctgaacatgcagctcaactccttgttcaagctcttgttctctccaaactggattactgcaactctctactagctgggcttccagctaactctatcaagcctcttcaactgctccagaatgcagcagcacgagttgtcttcaatgaacctaaacgagcacatgtcactccactgctagtccgtttgcactggctgccagttgctgctcgcatcaaattcaaaactctgatgtttgcctacaaagtgacttctggcctagcaccttcttatctgcactcacttctgcagatctatgtgccctccagaaacttgtgttctgtgaatgaacgtcgcctcgtggttccatcccaaagagggaaaaaatcactttcgcgaacgctcatgctcaatctgcccagttggtggaatgaactccctaactgcatcagaacagcagagtcactcgctattttcaagaaacgactaaaaactcaactatttagtctccacttcacttcctaa